In Hippoglossus stenolepis isolate QCI-W04-F060 chromosome 5, HSTE1.2, whole genome shotgun sequence, one genomic interval encodes:
- the mterf2 gene encoding transcription termination factor 2, mitochondrial: MLNLIATSLSLRCQRVAALPLNLRICSTLSSTENQQTVQELYDLSVDIQKVRQLKGWVLHQNPAYTREVSNLLKDMGASGFIISRILADHPEAVLCHPEQMQAQRELWRIVCPNQKELVGIIEKFPASFFTCSSHHDNQRQNIAYFQSLNLNKRIITKLMASAPQSFSRRVEQNEVMVRALQQAYLELGGEEANMKVWLQKLLSQNPFVLLKSPEVLRQNLLFLRDKGFSTAELLHLISKLKGFVIELNPDSMRRSLAYSQETVGCSEAELRNIVLTCPALLYYPEDILAERFEGLLRAGISMSQIMGTPTLLELTTQIVNYRIQRLRERGYAVGAGSLEVLNGTKKNFEMSYGKLQLRTERPIFNPVAPLKVDD, translated from the coding sequence ATGTTGAACTTGATCGCAACATCCCTGAGCCTCCGGTGCCAACGTGTCGCCGCTCTACCTCTAAACCTCAGGATATGCTCGACGCTGAGTTCAACAGAAAACCAGCAGACGGTGCAGGAACTCTATGATCTCTCCGTGGACATTCAGAAGGTCCGGCAACTTAAGGGCTGGGTCCTGCACCAGAACCCAGCCTATACCAGGGAGGTATCTAATCTGCTGAAGGACATGGGGGCCTCAGGGTTCATAATCTCTCGGATTTTAGCAGATCATCCTGAGGCCGTCCTCTGTCACCCGGAGCAGATGCAGGCTCAGAGAGAGCTGTGGAGGATTGTGTGCCCTAACCAGAAAGAGCTGGTTGGGATCATTGAGAAATTCCCGGCCTCTTTCTTCACCTGCTCCAGCCACCACGACAACCAGCGACAGAACATCGCTTACTTCCAGAGTTTAAACCTCAACAAGCGGATCATCACCAAACTCATGGCCAGTGCCCCCCAGAGTTTCAGCCGGCGGGTGGAGCAGAACGAGGTGATGGTGCGCGCCCTCCAGCAGGCCTACCTGGAGCTGGGAGGGGAGGAGGCCAACATGAAGGTCTGGCTTCAGAAGCTGCTGAGCCAGAACCCGTTTGTCCTCCTCAAGTCCCCGGAGGTGCTGAGGCAGAACTTGCTGTTCCTCAGGGACAAAGGCTTCAGCACTGCAGAGCTCCTCCACCTCATCTCCAAACTCAAGGGCTTTGTCATCGAGCTGAACCCGGACAGCATGCGTCGCAGCCTTGCGTACTCCCAGGAAACCGTGGGCTGCTCTGAGGCAGAGCTGCGGAACATCGTCCTCACATGCCCGGCTCTGCTGTACTACCCTGAGGATATTCTGGCAGAGCGCTTTGAGGGGCTCCTTCGTGCTGGGATCAGCATGTCTCAAATCATGGGCACTCCAACTTTGCTGGAGCTGACCACGCAAATAGTGAATTACCGCATCCAGCGACTGAGGGAGCGGGGCTATGCTGTCGGGGCCGGTAGTCTGGAGGTACTAAATGGCACGAAGAAGAACTTTGAGATGAGCTATGGAAAACTACAGCTACGCACAGAGAGACCAATTTTTAACCCTGTCGCCCCTTTAAAAGTAGACGACTGA